TCGTCCACAGCGTATGCCGGCCCGAGGATTCGAAAATGTAGAGCATGGCGCCGTTGGGCGGCAAGGTCTCTCGAAATGCCAGACCGAACAGGAGCTTTTCCGGCGTATTGGCCACCTCTCCCTCAAGTTGGCGCCCGCTTGGAAACGTGATGAGAATCGTCTCCGTCTCTTTCTGAGAGGAGAAAAAGAGACTGAACGACATCAGCAGAATCGCCAACAGGATCAGCATGACGATCCGCTGTCGCTTCGGCTGCGGCGTCTCCGACGCAGACCCCATGAACACCTCTTGGATGAATGTGACGAATTCTAGGCCCATAGACCCAGAGGCCGTTTTGCGATGGGCCTTCTGCGCGGGCCTGTTCCCGTTGACTTGGCTTTTTTTCGCAGTCTAGAATGCCACTCGCTTTTGTTGCAACTGCCGGCCACCGCCGGTTGGGTGCGGAAAGAAGCGGGCGGCGTTGGGCACGACCGTCCGATCGCAAATCGTTTCTTCAGCGAGCGTTAGAGAAGGAGGCATCGGTCATGGCTCTCTTAATTACGGATGAATGCATTTCTTGCGGGGCGTGTTTGCCTGAATGCCCGAACGAAGCCATTTTTGAAACCCGCGGCGACGCGGAAAGCAAGGGCTATCACGTCGGCGACGGCCAAGGAGTCGGTGACAATATCTACGTGATCACCCACGATCGTTGCACCGAGTGCGTGGGGCATTTCGATGAGCCCCAATGCGCCGCCGTCTGTCCCGTGGACAATTGCTGCATCTCGGATCCGGCCTATCCGGAAACGACGGACGTCCTGCTCGAAAAGGCACGGACGCTGAATCCGGACAAGGAAATCGATCCCAACAAGGTGTGGAGCGGCGTCCGCAACTGATCGCGGCACACGACTGCCGCGGTTCCGCCCTTCGCGCAGGTCTGTGAAGCCCCCTATCTCGATTCATGGGATGAGGGGGCTTCGTGTTTTTCCCTCCACGGCACGCTCCATGTTTTCCTTTTCTACCAGGCCGAATGCAGGGTATGATGAAATAAGTCACATGCGGAAGCGCATCTGACGTGATCTCTCCGGCGCTTTCGCGGGGCTCGATCCTTCGAGCCAGTCCAACCCTAGCCAGGAGGCTCGTATCATGCGACGCTTCTTCTTCGGACTTGCGATCGGCCTATGCCTCGCGATCGGATTCCTCCCGCAGGCCGTTGCAGGCAAACAGGACATCCCTCGCGCAATCGAATCCTTCATGCATCTGCATTACCCGCTGGCAGCCAGCTACACCTGGATCATCAACGACACGGTGCGAGAAAAGGATGAGGTGACGGTCGTTGATCTCCAGACTATCGTGATCCCCAAGGTGGGACCGGGCCCGAGAGAAGAACGGTTTCTGTTGTTGATCGTTCAGGGTCAACTTGCGGGCAGCCAATCGGTCCCGATCGACAATCCGACCCTGTGCGGAGAGCAACAGATTTGATCAAACGACAACGGGGGCTCCACCGATCGGTGGAGCCCCCGTTCCTGCCAGGCGGCAATCTCGAACGCGGCAGCCCCGCAATCCCCAGCTTCGGCCTACTTCTGAATCAGCAACTGGCCGCCCAAGTGAGCCGGATGCAGTTGGCACTTGTAGGTCAACACGGATCCGGCCGTCACGTAAGTCAGGTCGCTGGTGGGAATGCCGATGTACTTGGTTTCGCCCGGCTTCAGCACAAGCTTGACATTGAGCGTGGTCGGGGCGGAAATGTTTTCTTCTGCGGCCAAGCTGAACCCATGTTCCCCCTGGCTTTCATTGGTCACCTTGATCACCACCGGCGTCCCGGCGCGTCCCACCAGGTTGAGGATGGCGACCGGGGGATACCAGGCTTTCTTCCCGCCAATATTCTCCAAGGCGGTGAACGTCAGATCCACCGGCAATTCCTTGAACGGCTGACCGACCACCGAGCCGGTCTCAAGATCGCCGATTTCGACTCCACCAGCCTGCAACGCGTACGCCCCGTTGACCCCGACCAACACCATCATGAGGCCGATAAAAATTGCGAGGACCTGTTTACCCATGACCTACCTCCTTCACCAAGATAGTAGAATTTGGTTGTGTGGAATGACGCCTGCTCGAACCTTGGCTACCGGAATGCTTCCACGAAACCCTTCATACACGCCGTCCGTATGAGTGCTCGAAAAGACCGACCGAAACAGCGCGAGCTTATAACATGGCCATAGGAGGGAAGCAAGTAAGAATTCAGCCCAGGCTGCCCTTGCGACCATGAGCGATCACCCCCATCCTGCCGGCGAGATCCCTGCGAGGTAAATTTCAAATAGCTTCGCAAAATCAATTGGTTGAACGGACAGATCCGGTCTCATCAAGCTCTCGGGCTATCAAAAGATCATAGGGAGCATAGTCGTCGGTCAGCACAAGACCAGGCTGCCAGGGCGTCTCCCTGCGACGATCCCACAATCTGGTCGTTTCAACGGGAAGCCGTTGCTCCGCGGCCAGCCGGTTCGCCTGTCGGTGTAGGTCATCCAATGTCATCCGTTCGACCGGCGCGCCGCCGAAGAAGATCAAGTTCTCGGCTCGCGCCTGACGAGATTTCCAGGGACCCGCCACCGAGTAGGTTTCAAGCACAGGAAACGCCGAACGCAGAGTCGAGACGACCGCGCGTTCCCGCAAAAGATCGCCCCCTTCGCCGGAAGAGGCCAGGTTGACCGCGACGACGCCGTTCGGACTCAGGTGCGACTTCAGCTCGGCAAAGAATTCCCTCGTGGTCAGATGGAACGGAATCAGATGGCGCGCGAACGCATCCATCCAGATCACGTCGTACTGCGCGTCGGTGGACTGAAGGAAGGCCCGCGCGTCCTTGACATGCACGTGATGGCGCGGTCCCGGCTGATAGTCGAAATACCGTTCTGCGGCCAGCGCCACCGACGGATCCACCTCGACCGTGTCCAACTCCATTTCAGGCCAATACCGTCCCAGCCACTTGGCGAGCGACCCTCCGCCATGGCCCAAGATCAGCCCTCGCTTGGCTTCGGGAGCCCATCCCAACGCCAACATCATCATTTGGCTGTATGGCAGGTAGAGCTGCAGCGGGTCGGCCCGCCACATCACCGCATGGAAGGTCCGATCCAGGATGAGATACCGAAACAGATCGTCGTCTCGTACCCGCACCTGTTGGTAGGGGCTATCCTCCTGATGCACGGGCGGCGGCAGCGTCGAGAGCGGATGCCAGGCAACCCAGAGGGCGGAGACCGTTGCGGCCAGGAGCAGGGTTCCGATCGCTTTGCCGGCCGCGGCCGCACGCGTCCCCCACAGGACTCCGAGCCCCACCTGGGCGACCCCGAGCCAGGCGATGAGCATGTGCGTCCCGAGCCACGACAACAGATAAAAAGACGTCCCCCAGGTCCCGACCAGACTCCCGATCGTCGAGACCGCGATCATTCTCCCCGTATGCCGCCCGAGATGGCCCATATCCTGAATGGCCAGCCGGAGCAGGGCGGGCAAGACCCCGCTCAGCCCGAACGCCGGCGGCGCCACTAGGACAGCGGCGGCGAGACAAGGCCCCCAGCGTGGATCTTCGATCAACGAGGAGACATGAAACAAAACCGGTTGGCCGGCGCCGGCCAGCAAGAGCGTCCATAGCCCTGCCCCCAGCAAAAGCCCGCTCAAGACGGAGCCCCCGGGATGCCGGTCGGACATCCATCCGCCGAACGCATAGCCGCTGCTCATCGCGGCCAAGACCACGCCGATGAGCGCGCCCCAGACAAACAGAGAGTTGCCGAAGACGGGGGCCAGCAGCCGGCTCCCGAGAATTTCCAGCGCCATGACAATCGCGCCGGTCAGAAACGCGGTAAAAAATAAGAACGAGAGGGGCCACTTGTGGGAGGAACCGGTGGAGGACATGAAACGAGTCGGCGCTAAAGATCGGCGTGGGGGGGCGGAAGCGACCGCGGCTCCGCTGGCATGATCAAGAACCCCAGTTCTTGAAGTAGCGGAGCAGATCGCGCACGGATACGATGCCCACGATGCGCTCCTCTTCCGTCACGGGCAGGTGCCGGATGTTGCACTCGGCCATCAGATCGCTGGCCTCATGGGCGGTACGGTCGATCTCGATGGAGATGATGGGGCTGCTCATGACGCGCCGGACCGGTTCCATGGACAGGTCCAACCGCGCAGCTATTCCACGGCGAACCAGATCCGTTTCGCTGACGATCCCTACGTACCGTCCTTGCTCGGTGACCAACAGCGCGCCGGTCTTTTCTTCGCGCATCACCACCGCGGCATCGGCGAGGGTCATGCCGGCATCGACCGTCCTCAACCGGCGATTCATCACGACCGCAAGGGGACGGGCTATTAAGCCGCTTGGCGACATGGTGGCTGAACAATCCGAACAACCCCGGCCTCAAGGCGAGAGGATTCTAAGATCACGGGAGACCGCTGTCAACGCGGGACGTAACGGTCAAGGGGCCCGTTCCGGCGCGCCCGGTCATTCGAAGCCCCTCCGAACGAGCTTCACGCTCGGGTCTTTTTTCTTGTCGAGCCCCGACCCGTGCAGTATAGTCATCCCGATACGCAGTCCCACAAGCCAACCCAACCCTCGCACATGAAAAGAAGGAGTGGTCCATGCACATCAGCGTGATTGGAACGGGATACGTCGGATTGGTCACGGGCGCCTGTTTCGCCGAGTTCGGTCTTTCCGTGACCTGCATGGACACCGACGCCCAACGGATCGGCAAGCTGGAGAAGGGGGTGGTGCCCTTCTATGAACCGGGCCTCACCGAACTCGTCGCCAAGGGGATTAAAGAGAACCGCCTGACGTTCACGACCAACATCGTCAACGCCGTCGATCAGGCGCTCGTCATCTTTATCGCCGTCGGGACGCCGCCCAAAGCGGACGGCTCCGCGGACCTCTCCTATGTGGAAGAAGTGGGCAAGGGCATCGCCCGCAACATGACCGGCTACAAGGTCATCGCCACCAAATCGACGGTGCCGGTGGGCACGGGGGAGCGCCTCCGGCAGGTCATCAAGGCCAACCAAACCAGTTCCCACCGGTTTGACATCGTCTCCAACCCGGAGTTCCTGCGGGAAGGCTCGGCGATCGAAGATTTCATGCGCCCCAACCGCATCGTCATCGGAGCCGACAGCGAGCAGGCCATGGCGATCATGAAGGACCTCTATCGGCCTCTCTACCTGATCGAGACGCCGGTCGTGATGACGGACATCCCCACGGCCGAGATGATCAAGTACGCCTCCAACGCCTTCCTGGCCACCAAGATCTCCTTCATCAACGAGATCGCGAACCTCTGCGAAAGGGTTGGCGCGAACGTGCAGGTCGTCTCGAAAGGCATGGGCCTGGACCAGCGGATCGGCTCAAAGTTTCTCCATGCGGGACCCGGCTTTGGAGGTTCCTGTTTTCCCAAGGACCTTGCGGCCCTGGTCCAGACCGGGGAACGGCACGGCTACGAGATGCAGGTGGCGGGAGCGGCGGCCCGAGTGAATGAAAAGCAGAAGTTTGCGATGGTGGAGAAGATTCGGAGCGCGATGGGGCCGCTGAAAGGCAAGACCATCGCCGTGCTCGGGCTGTCCTTCAAGCCCAACACGAATGATCTGCGGGAAGCGCCGGCCCTGACTATCATTCCCGAGCTACAGAAGGACGGCGCGACCGTGCGGGCCTACGATCCGGCCGCGCTGGAGGAGTCCTGCAAGCTGTTGCCGGGGCTCGTTCCCTGCGAGGATGCCTACCAGACGGCGGAGAATGCCGACGCCCTGGTGATTCTCACCGAATGGAATCAGTTCCGAACGCTGGAGTTCGAACGGCTGAAGACCCTGATGAAGCAGCCCCTGCTGTTTGATCTCCGCAACGTCTATGAGGCGGATCGGGTGGCCGGTTATGGCTTCCGCCATATTTCCGTCGGCCGCCTTCCCGTCGAGCCGTCCGCGTAGCACGACCGGCCCATTTCACCCTGTTCGCCGGCATCAGGCGCTGGTGACCTTGGCTTTTTCCGCGGGCAGGTTGTCCTTCGCCTTCGGCTTGTAGCCCATCCGGTCCAGCACCTTCAGTATCCGGCTCTTGAGCCGGTCATCCGCGTCGGCTAGAGCTGTAGCCAGCGGCTCAACCGCCGGCTTACCGATCTTGCGCATGATCTCGGTGGCCGACTGGCGCAACTCATCCTCCTCCGACACCAGCAGCGGGATCAAGGGCGGCACGGAGATGGCGCCCAGCTTGATCAGCGCGTCATAGGCGCGTTGCCGCACATCGCCCACCTCGTCGGTCAGCGCCTCGATCAGCGGCGGGACGGCTCTCGGCTCTCGCAGGTCTCCCAGAATTTCCACGGCGTACTTGCGGTTGAGCCAATGGGAGTCCTTGAGGTCCGCGAGCATCGCATCGGCTTTCGCCGTGTCCGGGTCCTTCGATCGGATGCGAAAACTCTTCGCGACCCGCTTCCCTCCCTCCTCGACCACTCGAATCGTGGCCCCGTCGCCGACCTTGATCTTCTTCAGGTCCTCCAGCGCTTCTTCCGCGACCTCGAGCACCACCGTCTTGCCGTCGTAGGCCAGCAGTTCGACTTCGAGCTGTTTGGCCTCCGGATTGACGGCCACCACCTTTTCCGTGACGAGGTTGAACCCGTCCTTTTTCTCGCCGCCTTTCGGACCAATCTGAATCAAACGAGTCGGTTCGTCAGCCATGGAGCCACTCCTCTCGCACACCAAGCCGTGCGGTTATTGCGATCCCTTCCATCCTAAACTCGCCAAGACCCCTTCCACGGTTTCCTGGACCATCGTGTTCTCATCTTCCAACAGAGGCACCAGGGACTCGATCGCGCGCGCGTCTCCCAAGCGGGCCAGCGATTCCGCGGCATTCCGCCGCACCAACCAGTCCTCATCCTTGAGCGACTGCACCAGCGGATCGAACCCGCGCGGATCGCCGATGCGTCCCAAGGCCTCGGCGGCATGCCGGCGCACCATCCAATTCGGCCCCAGCAATCCTTCGATCAACGCCTCCACGGCCCGTACGTCGCCGACTTTCTTGAGCGCGCGGGCGGCATCTTCCCGAAGATTGTGGTCGTACAGCGCATCGATCAACCCGGGGACCGCGCGGGAGTCGCCGAGGCGTTCCAAGGCCCAGACCGCCGCGGCACGCACGGCTCCGTCCCGGTCCTTGATCGCGGCCATCAAGGGGTCCACGCCGCGCGGGTCCTTGAGCTTGCCGAGCGCATGCGCGGCCTGTTCGCGGATCGACCATTCATCGCTTTCCCGCAAGGCCTCGACCATCGGCTCGACCGCCGCCGGCCCCATCCGGACCACGGCGCTGGTCGCCGCCTCGCGGATCATCGCGTCCTCGTCGGCCATGAGGTCGATCAACTGCGGCAGGGCCTCCGGACCGACCTGGCTCAAACTGGCAACCGCATGGTCCCGAAGCGCTTCGTTCTCGTCCCGGAGGGCCGAGATCAATTGCGCGATGCGATCGGATTCGTGCTGTCGCTCATCCACCGGTTTCCGCCTCCTGCGCATGCGCGGCCTGGGCTTCGGCCAGCGCGTTCAATTTATCCACGATCAAGCCCGAGTTATAGGCGACCAATCCGTCCCGGTCCGTTTTCAGCCGCTCGAAGAGTTGCACATGGGGGCGAAGCACCTCCACATCCTTGATCTTGGCCAAGGCTTCCATGGCAAAGACGCGCAAGGGCCGGATCGGGATGGCCTCAACGTACAGTTCCACCGGCCTGGCATCGCCGATCAGGCCCAGCGACTTGAGCGCATATTCCTTGACCCCTGTGTCCTTGTCCTTCTTCAGACGCTCCATCAGGGGCAGGACGGCTCGGGCGTCGCCGATCTTGCCCAGCAGATCCGCGGCGGCCTCCCGGACCACCCAGTCCTCGTCGTCGAGGTATTCGATCAGGATCTGCACCGCCGGCCGGCCCACGCCCAACAGGTCGATCACGGTCGCCATCCGCGCCTCTTCGCGCTCGACCGAGCCCTCGACATCCCGCAGTGAATTCATGGCTGCATCGATCCGATCCCGAATTGCGCCCAGTTTTTTGAGCGTGCGCACGGCGATCTCGGACAAGTCGGGATCGCCCATCGCATCGACCAGGGCATCGGCGGAGACCGGCTCCATCAGGTGCTCCAACAAGGCCGCGGCCGTCACGCGGGCCTCCCGGTCGGGATGGCGAAGGAGCCCGCACAGGGGATCGATGGCGTTCGGGATAATCCCCAGGAGGGCGGTCACGAGCGTCCGGACCTCTTCGTCTTTCAGCTCATGAAGGTCCTGCACCAAGGCGGTCGCGGCGTCCGGCTCCAGGACTCCCGCCATCTGCTCCAAGGCTTGGGCCCCCGCTTTGCGCACGCCCGCGTCCTGGTCGTGCAACAGCCTGACCAACGCCACCCCCGCATGGGGATCTTTGATGCGGGCGAGCATGGCCGCTGCCTCGATCTTGAGCGACGGGCTGCCGGCCTGCAACGCATGGATGAGCCCTTGCACGGCCTTGGGGCCGCCGGACAGGCAGGCCGCCGTGGCCCGCATGCGACGCCAATCTTCCTCGTGGACCAATTCCGCGATCAGCGTCTCGATCGTTTCCTTGGCCATCGGCTCCTCATCTCCCTCGAGTCGGCGGCCGCTGCCTCACCGGGTGTCCCGCCTTGCCGCTCACACACGTCCGGGACGCCATCCCAGCGCCGTCAGCGCTTCTCTCGCATGGTACCTGATGTTCTCGTCGGTCGTATTCCTCACAACTGCCAGCAGCGGCGCCACCGCCGGCTGTCCGAACCGCACAAGCGCCGCCGCCGACTCGGCGCGCGTGACGGTATTGTCGAGCGCCGCCACGAGGGCGGGAATAGCCTCCACATCGGCGATCCGCCCCAATGCCCGAACCGCTTCGGTTATCGCCAGCAGTTCCTCCGTCCATTGGTCTCCGCAGCCAGCGATCACGCGGCTCTGAGCCGGTTGGGCCTTCCCGCTCGCAATCGCGATGAGGGCCGGCAAGGCCCGCCGGTCTCCAATGGCTCCCAGCGCCTCGACGACCAGAGGACGAAGGCCAGGTTCCGTGATCACGTTCAACAAGAACTCGACCGCGCGGGGATCGCCGATCTCGCCCAGGGCGCGCACACTGTCTTCACGAATCGCCTGGTCGGGATCATTGAACAACACATACAGAAGGGCCTCGACGGATTCGGATGCCTTCACCTTGCCCAAGGCTTCGACCGCGTGCAGCCGAACCAGCCATTCCGGGTGCCTCACCGATTCGAGCAGCGCCGGCAAGGCCGCGGCTCCGATCCTCGCCAGAGCCTGGGAAGCCTCGATCCGGACCGCCTTGACCTTATCCTGAAGCAGCGGCACCAGCGCCTCGATCGCTTGGGAGGCTCCGATCCGGCCCAACGCCTTCGCGCTATGCATCCGCAGCACCCAGTTGGGACTCGTGAGCACCGCGATCAGCGCCGACGTCGCCCGCGCATCGCCGATCGTCGCCAGAATGCCGGCGGCCGCTTCCTGCACCTCGCCGTCGGCTTCCGCGAGACGGGACAATAGCGGCACCACGGCCGCGTCTCCGATGAGCGTCAGCGCGTCCGCCGCCGCCTGCCGGACCGCGCGATCTTCGTCGCGCAACAATGATAGGAGCGGACCCACCGCCCGCGAATCCCGCAACGTCCCGAGCGCCTGCGCCGCCTCCTCGCGTACGGCCCAGTCCTCATCGCGAAGGGCGGCAATCTGTTCGGCTACGGTATCGCTCGGCACGGTGGCGGCTCCGGACCAACCTCGAATGTTTCGTCTGCCTGGCTCATAAGCCGTGCTGTCTCCTGATGAGGATGCCCATGAAGGTGACGCCCAGCGTGCTACGTGACGTTTCGGGGAATATAGTCGCCGGAGGGCCCGAATCGACCGGTTTCTCCGAGCGGCCGGTCCACCCGTTGATTGTCCGTGAGGCTGGAGTCGACTTCCGCTTCCTCCGCCGGCGGCGTCCACCCAAGCTGCTCCAAGGTGTCCAGCACCAGCTTTCTGAGCGCGTCCGCCGCGCTCAGACGGGCCGTCGCAAACGACCAGACCCGTTCGCCATCCGATCCCACATCGGACGCTTTGGGATCGTGCAAAAATGAGATCAGGGGTTCGATCGCCGTATCGCCGATCACAACCAAGGCCGCCGCCGCCTTTTCCCGCAAGACCCCGTCCTTCAACAGCATGATCAGGTCGGGGATCACGCGCGGATCGCGGAAATGGCCGAGCGCCGTGGCCGCCGCCTCTTTGATGAAGGCTTCCTCGCTGACGATGCACCCCGGCGTCGGCGTACCCTCCTGTTTGATGCCCTTGCCCTTCAAGGCATCGAGCACCGGCGGCAAAGCGCGCGGATCGCCGATCATGCCGAGCGACGCAATGGCGTGCCGCTTGACCGCCCCATCCTTCATGGCCTCGATCAACGGATCGATCGCCCGCGGATCCCCGATCATGCCGAGCGCGATCGTGGCGTCCTCCCGCACCGCGCGATCCGGATCTTTCAGGGCGGCGCAGAGGACGTCCACGACTTTGTCGTCCCGCACCCAACTGCGCCCGATTTGATAGTCCGTCGTCATGCCGCCGAGCGCCCGCGCGGCATGGCAGCGAACGACGAAATCCTTGTCTTTCATGCTCTCGATCAACGGATCGACCGACGGCCGTCCAATCGTCACGAGCGCCGTCCCGGCCGTTTCACGGACAATCTTCGAGGAATCCCGGAACAGCTTGATCAACGCCGGCACGGCCTTGGGATCGCCGATCTTCCCAAGCGCCTCGGCCGCCGCGCTCTTGACGGCTCCGTCGCGGTCCCGGCAGGCCAGGATCAAGCCATCGACGGCGCGCGCATCCTTGATCTCGCCCAAGGCCTTGGCGGCGTGCTCTCGGACCCTCCAGCGCTCGTCCTTCAAGCAGGCCATTAGCCGCTCGACCGCCGACGCTCCCATGCCGGCCGCCGCCCGGACGGCCTCGTCGCGCGTCTCCATGATCGGATCGTTGAACAGCTTGACGAGCGCCTCCAGCGCCTTGGCGCCGCCGATCCGGCCCAACCCCTTGGCGAGAGAGGCCCGCACGGACCAGAACTCGTCTTCGCAGGCCTGAATCAACGCATCCAGCGTGTTAGGATCGGCGCGTTCCGCGAGGGCTTTCGCCGCCTCCTCCCGCGTGGCATCATCGACGTCTTCCAATGCTTCCAGCAAATCTTCGACCGCCTGTGTCATGATTCCCTCTCGCGGCTCTCGCGATCAGTATTCATAATCGCGCTGCCCCCCATACGGCTGCATACGTTTGCACTTCACCAGAAGCGTCCGGGTTCCGCGCCCGCTCACGCACTGATCGTACTTCTTCTCGAATTCAAGGGTCCCGTCCTGCGTGACCGTAAACTGAAAACTGAACGTGAAGGTCGCGAACGAATAGGTGCCCGGCTTCAACCGAAGCTCCGTGACCTCCGCCGTGCGCAACGCATCCGTACTTTCCGGATCCAACGTCCAAATGGCCGGCGTCAGGCCCGGAATCTGCCACAAGGAGGGCGGCTCAAGCTTGGTGGCGTCGATGGTGATGGGGAATTCTTTTGCAGCGGAGGCCCCCAAAACCGTCGTGGCAGGCAGCACCAGCCCCACGACAATCGCCGCGAGCACCGTTCCCCAGACGGTCACATGTGACGCCGGCCGGACCGCCGCATCAGCCGGCCGCAGGCCTCCCGTTCGCATCGTCCTTCCAGATTTGTTCTTAATGGGCATGACGTTCCGCCCCCGAGGTTCGACCGGTCTCGCTCGATCCGCCCGATCCGTTGGTAAAGACTTCGTTAATCACGCGACTTTGCCACTCCGTGTGCGTTTCGGTATCCAGGCCCAACGCCCGCATGACCGTGGCCCCCGTATCGATCAGAGACACGGGTTGCGCGATCACATGCCCCCGTTTGACTCCGGCGCCCGATGCCAACCACAGAATGTGGGGAGGCTTGGCGCCTGCCGGAGCCACCGCCGGCTCCGCATCTCCGAAATGGTCGGCTCCCGGGGGGCTGATCGACGTGACGAACACGGTCGTCTCCTTCGACAGCCCCAGTTCATCATAGATGGCCAGCACATCCCCCATCGCGCGATCAATGGTGTTCAAGGCCTCGCGATAGCTCTTCGAGGTCCACCCCTCGGCCGCGCCGGCCCGGCCGGCATCGGGCAGGTGCACGATCAACAGGTGCGGCAGAGACGGAATGGCATGGCCGTAGCCGTGCCCGCTGGTGGCCTTTTTGAAATACTGGCGGATATAGGACACCACGGTCGTCGCATTGCATTCGGGACGAAGCGCCCCGCAGATCTGGTGGTCGATATAGGGTTCCGGCTTGGCCAATTGATAGAGGGACTCGTCCATGTAGAAGATGGTCGTATCGCGCCCCCCGCTCAAATCCAGATAGTCGAACATCGTCGGCGGCCGTGGATAGCCCCTGGCAAAATCAAAACTGTTCCACGTAATCCCGTGACGTTCCACCGGCAGACCCGTAATGAGGGACGCCATGGTCGGGAGCCGCAAGGGGGGATTCACCGCCGCCGCGCCCCAGGTCACAGACCCTGTTTTGATCAGGCGGCTCAAAACCGGCATGGCCGCAGCCTTGAGCGAGTCCTGGCCGACGCCTTCCAGCACGAACAGGATGGCCTGTTGCGCAGCCGATTGACCTTTACCCGCCGCCTCCGGAAGGGGCGGAATCCCCGTGGACGCAGCCAGGGCGCCGGCTGCGCCGTCTATAAGAAGGCACCAGACGAAAACCAGAATACAGAGCCCGCCTCTTCGTCGATGTCGAGTGATCATAAGTTCCCACTCCCCTACTACACGCTGGACCAATG
The DNA window shown above is from Nitrospira tepida and carries:
- a CDS encoding alkaline phosphatase family protein, which encodes MITRHRRRGGLCILVFVWCLLIDGAAGALAASTGIPPLPEAAGKGQSAAQQAILFVLEGVGQDSLKAAAMPVLSRLIKTGSVTWGAAAVNPPLRLPTMASLITGLPVERHGITWNSFDFARGYPRPPTMFDYLDLSGGRDTTIFYMDESLYQLAKPEPYIDHQICGALRPECNATTVVSYIRQYFKKATSGHGYGHAIPSLPHLLIVHLPDAGRAGAAEGWTSKSYREALNTIDRAMGDVLAIYDELGLSKETTVFVTSISPPGADHFGDAEPAVAPAGAKPPHILWLASGAGVKRGHVIAQPVSLIDTGATVMRALGLDTETHTEWQSRVINEVFTNGSGGSSETGRTSGAERHAH
- a CDS encoding HEAT repeat domain-containing protein, whose protein sequence is MTQAVEDLLEALEDVDDATREEAAKALAERADPNTLDALIQACEDEFWSVRASLAKGLGRIGGAKALEALVKLFNDPIMETRDEAVRAAAGMGASAVERLMACLKDERWRVREHAAKALGEIKDARAVDGLILACRDRDGAVKSAAAEALGKIGDPKAVPALIKLFRDSSKIVRETAGTALVTIGRPSVDPLIESMKDKDFVVRCHAARALGGMTTDYQIGRSWVRDDKVVDVLCAALKDPDRAVREDATIALGMIGDPRAIDPLIEAMKDGAVKRHAIASLGMIGDPRALPPVLDALKGKGIKQEGTPTPGCIVSEEAFIKEAAATALGHFRDPRVIPDLIMLLKDGVLREKAAAALVVIGDTAIEPLISFLHDPKASDVGSDGERVWSFATARLSAADALRKLVLDTLEQLGWTPPAEEAEVDSSLTDNQRVDRPLGETGRFGPSGDYIPRNVT